The following DNA comes from Camelina sativa cultivar DH55 chromosome 14, Cs, whole genome shotgun sequence.
AACCaaacatattattttacaaacatgattttcaaacatttttaatgtaaactaaaataaatcataacCCATATTAACAAAAGATATGAAAAGacaataattttcaaattttccacacatattaaaagaaaaaagttctACTATAcctattattaaaaagaaaatttaattgaaGACGATGTCTTCGTCTTCCGAATAGCCTGCTTTCAATACTTACTTCGATGAGATAGAAGAAAACAAGGGTGAATTCCTCTCATTTTCATTAATCCCAATTTCCCTATTGCAGAATGATAAAACAGATAAACTGGCACATTGTGCATCTTCCGAATAGCCTGCTTTCAATACTTACTTCGATGAGatagaagaaaacaagagtgaatttttctcattttcattagTCTAAGTTTCCCCATCGCAGAATGATAAAACGGATAAGCTGATACATTGTACACATGTTAGACCGCATTTAGTTATCTATGTAAACAATATACTTTCTAATTGATATATTTGAACTAATCTAGttctttgttgtaaaaaaaaaaaaaaaaatttgtaaattttattttgtcatcttttaattcattttcatTAGGAACAATTTCtatatacttttatataaatatttacattaaaATTCGAAAACgatgttattattttaaaataaaaaacctaacATGAAATTTTATTGTGAAACGGGGaaaatagttacaaaaaatcatatagTATAATATGAAAATTGCACACACGAAACGCAAATAATAGAACACAAGAAAATGACAATTAATTATGTTTAGcttagacaaaaaaaagttcttcacagaaaaaaaaaacgaagtaaGTAGAGCAAATGAACTTTACAACATAGACAAACAATcgcaaacacaaaaaaaaacggaCCACAATTACTCCAAGATGAAAATGTATcgtactcaaaaaaaaaaaaaacaaaagtacatCAAAACATAGAGTAGTCCATTGAAAATCTGACAGCATTCTAGCAACTGCCAAACTAAAATCAGACCCAAAATTATCGGGTTTTTTTGCACACACATGTTGAGACAGGAACATATCATCACAGACATGTCAGAAAAGCTTGGTGAGTGTTTTTCAATTGGTTTTCAACTCAGTGTCGTTATGTCAAAAGAGACCAAGTCTAAGAAAATATCAAAGAGGTATATTCTATGCAATGTTCTAGACCTTCTTAGTAAATAATAAAGGAGTTCGGTAGATaacaaaggaacaaaagaaacatataccaaaaAGCATTTCATATATGCCCACattgttatcatcatcatcatctctcttacGGTCACAAAAGCATTGCCTTTCCTTCTCACAATGGACCACAgaatatgtaattatgtatcCCACATCCAATACTTGAATTATTGACCATTACTTAGGACCAAGGGTTACCACTTACCAGTTAACTAGAGTCTATGGATATGCAAACAAAAACTATGCTTGAATTTGGAGTTACTGGTGCAAAGGTTCATAAGTTTTTCCTTCTCCACTAAATGATGAATTGTTGGGACCTTTTATTGGAATATCAATGAGTTCATTTAAGAGACTTACGAGTTACGAGGATGCACAACGAGATTCAGGACTAAGAAAGTAACACTCACTAGTCActtctaataaaaaaagttttgcgACTTTACatgcttcttttttgtttctattcgTCTCCCATGGCGAGTTCAAGGGCGTAATCGTCTCTTTCCTGCAGTGTAACATTGATAAACTGTTAAAAGACCAATGCTAATGCAAACTAAAAGAACTTTAACTCATTTTGAATCCtcataataataatgttaaagtTTGATCTTTttgacaacatcaaatccattaCTAGTCCTAGTGAACGGCCTCCAGTTAACAACTTTAAATCTATCTATCGATTTATCGAGATACACTACGTCATTGGTGAGTGATTGATTTAGAAGACTTGGAACGAGAAAAACCGAagttatttttcttgttctgaAAACTTACAATTGGTCCACGAGCGAAGTATCTGCCAAACTGTAGCCAGTAGACCTGTGTATGTCATACGATTTAGAACTGTATAACTATTATGAAATGAACTGTATAATACAAGACCTGTTGTAGCAGTTCTTAGATTCTCAGAAGAGTAATTCTTATAATAAGCTACCTCGTCCTCGTCTTGTGTTTCTACTTCAAGGTCAGATGTAGGGAAACCCACACAAAGAAGCGCATACCCCTGCATGTATAAGCCACACGACTTAAATGCAAGATAACCTTGAAATTAAGGTCTAAGTACCAAAATTACTATGCTTTCTAAAGGATTAGCACACCTATTATCATCTTAAACCTGTACTTCAATATACTTATTGTTTAGTAAGTAGAAGAGCTTGTTCCACCTATAACACATTACACATTTGCCTAAACGCTAACAGTAAGATAAGTCTTCGAAACTGTATAATAATGTAAAGCAAAGATGTTCACTTAGTGGACTGCAACCTTACAATTCAGTAATTGTTTAAAGCATAAGAATTGCATTGTTTTCATTGACTCAATAACAATTGGTCCTAGTTTTCACAGACTCATACTCTCACCAACACAAAGTGTCTACGTAATTCCAGCCTACTCGTGTCTCTAGCCAGCTTTAAGGAAAAGGGATATTACCTGGGACTTCAGTTCAGCTGATATTCCCAATGCTTGTGGCTGCCTTAGCTCTCCAGATTTTACACGTACAGCACAACTAGTACAGCAACCTGGCCACGTAAGATTGCAAAATCTCAAATAGTGGACGAACCCCGTACAACTAAGTTGAGCGCTTAGCCAAACATACTTCACCATGTATAAATCTCACAGGTACAAATATCATGCATATAGCTCTAACATAATTCCATTAATGATTGACGTATCCTAATCATCAACATTACCTTTAAACTTTTTCAAACCATGGGAAAAATGTCGACTACAAGGAAACATATACACACTGTAGAAGAGTAATGAAACAGGTCAATGAAAATAGCACAGTACCATGTCTGCAGGCAAAGGGAAGAGTAATGTTCTGGGATTCAGCTGAGTGCAATATGTACTGGTCCTGCATTTCAAAATAGATTTCCATGTATCAACAAAGGTGGATTATCTCAAATACGCTATACCATATGTGTAGACGTAAGAATAGCTACATAACTAGGAGCTGATTCATATCGATCTAGTTCTACTTTCCTCCGCTCTTAGGCAGCATTTTTTTTGAACATGGGAAATCAAAGAAAGTGAGCAACTGAACCTATAAGTAAAATCTAATTTAGATTAGCCAGAAAGAAACTGCTCAAAACATATCAAGGAAGTTTGAATCCACACACACACTACTTGGGGATCTCTACACTCCAGAACATACATTGCGTTTAGCGTTAATGTATAGGAATTTGTGACTACAATAAGGCGCAAATCTAAAGCATTCATTCATCTCCAAGTATAACTACTAATCCAAGCTATGAACATTCTCAAAAGTACATCTGTATGATACAGCAAATGAGAGAGCTAGGGATTCGACAGTGTCGCGAATCAATCAGCGAGATTAAAGCAACAAAAGATCAGTAATACTCTCTCACCTCTGGAACCTCAAACTCGTGAACCACTCCTCGTTGTCGATCGTGAACAGTGACCTTATGAGAAGGAACAGACAACGATCCTCTATCTGATGGAGTGGAAACTTCTACAGGAATCCGGAACTCACACGTCGTAGCCGTAGCTCCTCGCCGGAGTTTCGGAGAATATCGCCGATTGATCGGAATTGTCTTCCGTTGAAGCGAAGTACAAAATGTACAGGGCAAAACCAGAGCCATGGTTTTGGGGAGATTTTGGATTTCGCGGCTTTACTAGTCCAAagggttgaagaagaaagaagaagaagataagggaCCAACCTTAGCTTCCAAAATCATAAACCGGtttactaaaattcaataatcatcGAAGCCTAAACCAATCCGGTAGACGGTGCATGTATGTGATCAAGCGTTTATACGTGCGTGGCACCTTAAATAGACGCCCGAGAATCGAACCAGGACACGTGGCCAAAATTATAACACGTGGCCATTTGAACCGAGTAAGCTATATTGATACGTTTTTTCGAGTATTAACAATGTGTTTTGTGTGGTTATATCGGACTATATACGTACTAatgtttgattaatatatgtattactgATGATGATATAGGCGGAGCAGGCGATGGCAAGGAcgaaagaggagaaagagataGCGCACCAGAGGAGAAAGGTGAAGGAAGCAGAGGCTAATATGGATATGCATATGGCTAAAGCGGCTCATGCTGAAGACAAGCTTATAGCTAAGCAATCTCACTACCACGTTACTCATGGTACGCATGTGGCTCAGCCTGCGCCTATATCGGCTCCTGCCCCTGTCATGGGACATGGTTACGGGCATAATCCTGCCGGACTTACCTCAGTTCCTCCACCGGCGTATCCTCCTCCTGGACAGCATCAGGCTTAGCATCCCACGGGACATCGTCATCATTACAGAAATGTTTTTtgctctaattttttttttttttttggtattttagtAGTGTTATCTTCGATAAATCTTTGGTCTATATAAGTTATATGATGccttttgacaacaaaaaaataaagggaagaaagaaaaaaaattaggggtTGTAtgatatttctctatatactgtattattatatattatttggttataaCTTGGTTATTCTATGCATTATCTTGTATTAGAAGACTGACTCACAGTAAATCTGGGAAAGGCATGCAGAGTACAACTATCTTTTTGGTGTTCTCTAATTTGGTTagttgatatatttatttttatttccaaaaaaattcgTAATTAGGGAATTTAGTCAAAACCAAATACGACGAGTAGTCCTGAGCTAAGCCTTAATTGGCTAAACCTTGAAAATCTTAATTTACTTAAGTTTCTATTAACTGTATATGAAATATGATCTACTGGTAATGAAAAttaggatttgtttttattagatTGTATATATTGGTTAAGCTTATTA
Coding sequences within:
- the LOC104741855 gene encoding uncharacterized protein LOC104741855, producing the protein MARTKEEKEIAHQRRKVKEAEANMDMHMAKAAHAEDKLIAKQSHYHVTHGTHVAQPAPISAPAPVMGHGYGHNPAGLTSVPPPAYPPPGQHQA
- the LOC104741854 gene encoding uncharacterized protein LOC104741854; the protein is MALVLPCTFCTSLQRKTIPINRRYSPKLRRGATATTCEFRIPVEVSTPSDRGSLSVPSHKVTVHDRQRGVVHEFEVPEDQYILHSAESQNITLPFACRHGCCTSCAVRVKSGELRQPQALGISAELKSQGYALLCVGFPTSDLEVETQDEDEVYWLQFGRYFARGPIERDDYALELAMGDE